The following DNA comes from Mesorhizobium sp. B2-1-8.
TTGCGTAGACCGAGACCTGCATCAGCGACAGCGTCGTCGTCTCGCGGTTCGGCCGGAAGCCTCGCATGGCGACTACAAAACCGGCCTCGAGTCCATCGCGCTTGAACAGCGCTTTCAGCGCCTCGCCCGCAAGCCTGGCGTCCTCCTCGGAGAAATGCGCGTCGAGCGCCACGCTTTCCAGGCTACGGTCGTTGAGGATTTTCACGAAAGTGTCCTCTGTCGCCGCGAAGCGCTGATATTCGCTGGTGACGGTCGCGACTGTGGTGTTGTTCTCGATAGCGGTTCTCTTGAAGGCGGGGAGCGCTGCCTCTCGCTGGTCGATGGTCTCGCCCCAGCCGGCCTCGGGGGAGTCTGCGTCGGCTTTGGGCGCCGAACCGGCGGGGATATCGCCCGCGTCCGGCGGCGCCTGCAGGTCGTTCGCCAGATCGCCCGGTTGGTCGTTGGGCGAAGGTGCGGGCGAGGTCGGTTGCTGATCGTCTGGGCCAGTTGAAGGCTTCGGAGCAGTCTGCCGCTGCGCCTTGAAGAAGGCAAAATCCTCCTGCGTCGACGGGATCGTCGTCATGAACTTCTCGCTGGCGCTCAGCATCACGTCGGACAGAATCTCGATCTGCGGCGAGGCCCCGGAACTATCGAGTTCGGCCGGGCGCGCAACCGTGTGGCCCTTTGCGGCGGTGTCCGCATCGGGCGCCAGCGTGATCCACATCGGGTCACCGGCAAGGTCGATGATGGCCGGCACATAGACCGAGGCGTCGGGCGGCACGTCTTCCATACCTTCGACGGGATGCAGTTCCTCATCCTCGTCGCCGAACGACCAGTTGTCCTTGGTAAGATAGAAGCCGGTGGCGATCGCGATGACGGTGAGCGTTGCAACGCCAGCAAGAACGCGGCGCCAGAGTTTGCGTCTGCGCTCGGCCAAGCGCGCCAGCTTCTTCTGTTTGAAGCTCGTGTCGATGCTGTGCGTCACGGGCTGTTTCCGGTCAGGAAATAGGTCCAGCGCACCTGCTCCAGCGTATCGACCTCGACGAAACGCGCCGCGATGTGACCGCGCTGCCAGCAATCCTCGATGCCACGGATGGAGAAGCGGCGCCGATCAACGCACATCTCGGTCGATCCGTTGAGGATCGCGTGGCCGAACACGTCGGTCGCGTAGAGGTAGATGTAGCGGTTGGCCAGTTCCTCGCGGATAATGTTCACGCACTGGTTGGCGCCGATGGTCCACCAGCCATCGGTCTGATCGGCATTGTCAACCTTCTGTCCGACGGCGAGGTTGACGACGTCGAGCGTCTGGTTGCAGACAGTGAATTCGGCATGCGCCCTGCTCGTCGAGAGGACAACGAGCAGCGCCGCGCCGAACAGCGCGGAAAATGCCAGGCGGTGGGAGAAGTCCGGCAATAATCGAAACCAGCTACGCTTTGTGCGTGACGAGGGCTGGCAAAATGAATGCGAGGGGCGAAGGTCCATCGGCGTTCATATCTATCCGCCGAGCCGGAAATATTTGGCGGTGGCGGAAAACCCCGAGCCGTCGGAGCCGATCTCCTCGAGGATCTTTGGCAAAAGCTCGGAGACCGGTGTCGGTCTCGAGAACATCGCGGCCTGGATGTCCTTCGGTCCGGTGATCACCAGCATGATCTGCGGCAGGGCCTTGCCGGCCGCCTTGTCGGCGGCGCCTAGACCGATGGGGATGTTGAAAGTCGCCTTGTCGGCTTGCGCCACGATGCGATCGTCGAGGTTGAAGGCGATGCCCTCGTGGTCGATCAGCATGACGTTGGAAACCAGCCCGGCATGCGTTACCAGCGTGCCGCTGATCGGCGCGCCATCCGGCACCGATGTCCGGTCGAGAACGAGCTGCGGACTTTCCGCACGGTTCCGGTCGATGAAGCGCAGGAAGTTTGTCACTTCACACTGGGGTTGCTCGATGAGACGGACGCTGATGTCCGGCTCGACATGGAACCTCGACCGAAAATCATTGAGCATCCGCTCGAACGGCTGCACGGCCCTTGCGAAGCCCTCGATGGCGGGGGCGCTGGCATTGTCCGGTGTCAGCGACGCGTAGAAGCAGTCGCCGCCGCTGAAGTCGCGCACCCATGAGGCGCGTTGCGCCGTCTCGTCGACCGCCTTCGCCGGCGGAACCGCCGGCTTGGGCACATTGATCGCGACTTCGGTATTTTCGGGCTGCGTGGTTACCGGCAACTGCGGTTGTTGGGACGGCTGCGCCGCCTGCGTTGGCTCTGATGGCGCGGTTGGTTGCGGCTGGCTGGCGGTCGGGGTCGGCGCCGGCTGTTCAGCCGGCGGGCTGGTCGGCTGCGCCGGCACGGGGCTCTGCGCAATCGGAGGCGAGGAGGCGTTCGGCTTGGCCAATTTGGACAGCGTGTCGACGAGGTCGGTTGCGCTTGGTTTTGTCGCCGGCGGGGTTGCCTCCTGTGCCGGCTTGCCCTCTGCCACCACCTGGCTTGGCTCGAACGCCTTCGGCGGCGCGCTGGCTGGTTTTGACGAGTTCGCACTCTCCTCAGCCTTTGGCACCGGCACTGCCGTTGGCGGGTTCGCGGCCGGCGTCTGGGCAGGCTTGATCTCGCCCGAGGGCACTTGCGCTCGATTGTTGTTGGCCGTCAATTCGGACTGGGCGGCCGGCGCCTGCTCGGCGGGCTGCCGTGATTCTGTCGCCGGCGGCACCTCGGGCTTGGGGGTCGGTACGGGGATTTCGGTGGGCTTGGCCGGCTCCGGCGTCTGCTCGCCCGCCGCCTCCGCCTGGTTCTCAGCCGGTATTGGGGTCTTCACCTGTACATCCGGCAGGGCAGGTGGCTTCACCGTTTCGACGGTGGCAGCGCTGTCAGGTTTTGACGGCTCCGGCCGAGGCTGCACCGGTGATTGTGGCTGAGGTTTCGATGCTTCCGCTCGCGGTGTTTGGGCCACCGGCTTCGGTATCAGGGGCTTGAGTTCCTTTTCGGCCGGCGGTGGCGCCAGCATGCCACTGAAGTAAACGCCGCCGCCCAACAGGACCGCCAGCGTCACAAGGCCGCCAGCGATGGCCGGCATCCGCGACGATTTTCGCGGCCCAGCCGGCGTGGTGGCGCTGGCCGGCGCGGGCGTCGGCGCGGACCCTGGTTGCGACAGATGCGCCGGCCGCACATGTTCAACGAAGCGCTGTTCGCCCGGAGGCACTGAAGGCTGGAGCCTGGACTCGGTCAGCGCCGTCCAGCCGGCGCGCGGCAAACCGGAGCGTTCACGCGAACCATACGATGCCGGCAGCAATGTCACGTCGACATCCTCGCTACGCGTTGCCCTGGCGATCTCGGCCATGCTGGCCGGCCGATCGCGCGGATCCGGCTGCAACATCGCGCCGATAAGCTCGTGGAAATCGGGATCGATGTCGGACAGGTCCGGCACGGTCCGGCGTTTCTCGATGACCTCGTACGGCGTGCCGTTCATATCGAGCGGCTTTCCGCGCAATGCGGCGGCGAGCACCAGTCCGAGGCTATAGATATCGGACTGCTCGCTAACCTCGCCGCCATAGAGGCCGAGCTGTTCCGGGGAGACGTAATTGTATTTGCCAGCGAACTTCCCGCCGATCAGCGTTTCACCGCCTGCGGCCGCCGACCGAGCGATGCCGAAATCGATGATCTTGGCGCGTTCCACCCGCCCGCCAGGCAGGATGATGTTGTCCGGCGAGAGATCGCGGTGAACCGCGCCCGCCTGGTGCACTGCGGCGAGCCCCGACGTCAGGCGATGGCAAAGCCGCCGCACGTCTTCCCCCGGCATCGGTCCGCGACGCATCACGTCGAACAGGGACTGGCCGTCCACGAACTCCATCGCGAGATAAGGGCGGCCGATCCTCGGATCGATGGTGAAGACGTGATAGCGCACCACCGCGTCATGCGACAGGTGGTTGAGGATCGACGCTTCCTTGCGGAACAGCGACAGGATGGTCTGGTCGCGGGCGAATTCGGGCAGTACGATCTTGATCGCCACATGGTCGCCGGTCTGGATGTTGTGGCCGCGGTAGACTTCTCCCATGCCGCCGGATGCGATCCTCTCGTCGAGTTCATAAATGCCGCTGAGCTGGGTCCCGACGCCAGCATAGGTGGCATCCGTCGATATCCGGGTCTTGTCGTCGTCGCTCATCTCGCCAGGCTCTCCGCTTCGGACCGATCCGAATGGAGCGCACCGTTGCGCCCGCCGCCGATCTTCACGAGTACGATGGTCACATTGTCGGTTCCGCCGCGCGCCAGCACCGTCTCCAGCAGGCTTCGGCACGCCGCCTGGGGCGTTGCGGATATCACCGCGGCTTCGATCTCAGCGTCGCTGACATGTGCCGTCAGTCCGTCGGTGCTCAGGACGAAAACATCCCCCGGCATCAGCTCGCCCTGCTGGAAATCGATCTCGAGTTCATCGCTGACGCCGACGGCATGGGTGATGACATGGCGGCGCGGCCAGGTAAGCGCTTCCTCCGCGCTGATCGTGCCGCGGTCCAGCAACTCCTGGACCTCGGTGTGATCCTTCGAGACCTGAAAGATCGCGCCGTTGCGGACCAGATAGATGCGGCTGTCGCCGGCCCACAGGCCAGCGAACCGTCCGTCCATGGCAAGCAAAGCCGCGAAGGTCGAGCCGATGGTGATGCCGCGGGATCGCGAGATGTTACGGATCTCGGAATTGGCGCGGCTCAGCCGGTCTTCGAAGCGCGCACGAAGGTCTGGTGCCGAGCTCGCAATGCCGATCGTCGCCAGATGATCGACGATGCTGGCCGACGCGACCTCGCCGGCCTCGTGCCCGCCCATGCCATCGGCCACCACCCACAGGCCGGTCTGCGGCTCTATCAGGTAGTTGTCCTCATTGTGGTCGCGCACGCAGCCCTTATGGCTCACGCCGAAGCTTTCGATGGGAAGGGCGACAGAGCTCAATTTGCCACCAAGCGCTTCGCGAGCGTCCTCTGTGACCAAGCATGGGCAGGGCGCCCAGGCCACTTTGCCACAAGCGCATACGTTAGAGTACCGAAATGAACGCTGCGGCCGTCGGTGCGCTGGAACACAGCCATGTCAGAACGCCTTCGGACAGCTGAAGCCGGACAGGGCCGGCAGCAGGAAGGGGTTAGGCCCCGGTCCGGTCTGTATCGTGTAAGCGACGTCTCGTCCGCCGATCACGAAACGGGCTTCGGTGTTGGCGCCATTGCCGGTGATGGTCGCCTTGTCCAACAGACGCCTCAAGGCCCACGGTCCTTCGAATTTGAGAGCGGAGTCGCGGCCTGGCATTTCCGGCATCAGGCTGAGGCTGGCGGAACCAGAGGCAGTGCTGTTTGGCCAGGTCACTGTGCTTGGCGCGCTCCCCGCCTGGCTACTTTGGACGGTCTGGCCGTCGATGTTGAGAACCGCGTTGTTAGCGTCGCTATTCAGCGAAAAAGGCGTGAAGGTAATCGAAACCGACGGCACCGAGCCGCCGGAAGGGAAGAAGGCGCTGCGGATTTCGGCGGCCGTCTGAAATGATTTCAAGGTCGACTTCGCCAGGTCGCGGCGGACATCCTGCCTCCAGGTCCATTCCTGGCCGGTCATGTCGATCAGCGGCGCAAGGTTCTGCGCGAAGAAGCGGTCCATCAGCCCGCCCGGCGCGAAGAGTTTGGCGAAATCCGCTATCGAGATATCTTCGGTGCCGTCACTGGCGAAGGGATAGCGACCGTTGACCGTCTCCTCGCAGGCTCGCGTGACCGTCTGGTCGAGATTCTGGTTGAGGTTGGCCACCGAGGCTTCGGCGACATTGCCTTCAAACTCGTCCGCTGCCGCGTTGACCATCCGCGCCAGCGGCTTCGGAAGGCGGGAGGCATTGGCGCGCAGCGTGGAGATCTGCAACTGCAGGTTGGCGTTGACGCGTTCGGTCTGTGAAGGGACATCGGCCGAAAGCTTGAGGCTTTGAAAGATGTCGCGGAAATTCCGCGTCAACGCATCGAGCGGCCGCCGTCCACTGACGCCGCTAACCAGGGCCTGGAACGATCGAAACTGTGCCTCGACGCCCGCGCCGGCATTCTGCGCGACAGCCGAGTCCAGTCCGGCTCGGCTCTGCGACTTGCCGCCGGCGATCTGCAGGCCGATGCGTGCCAGACCTTTGGCCATGCTGGGTGGGTCCTCTTGCGCTGCCCTGCTCTCGCCCTCGGCCGTGGTGTTCTGCTTCGTCAATGCAGTCTCATCGGCGATCGCCGTGAACAACTGATCGAGAGGCGAGTCCGACGCGGCGAGGGCGGAAAGCGCGAGATATTGCGGCTTGTCCTTGAGCAACGCCTTGAACTTCAGCTGGTCGAGCACGCGGTTCCATGCGGAGGAGAATTCCTCGCCGTAGCGGTCGATCAATTCGGGACCGAGCTTGGGCAGGTCCTGGTCGATGCCGCCCTGTTCGCCGCCTCCGCCGAGCACCCACTGGTCGTTGACGAGCATTTGCGCGATGCGCGACAGCTGTGGCAGGAAGAAGCGGTTGAAGCCGGCGCGCGTGTAAAGTCCAGGAACGTTGAGATCGGCGAGATCGCTGCCATCCATGCGTTCGAACAGCAGCTGCGCCTCGGGGCCGGCTTTCGCTGCAACGGAGAGGTCTTCCAGCCTTGCGGCGTAGACCGCCGACTTGATCAGCGCCGAAGCGCGGTCGGCAAGGCTCATGCGCCCAAGCGAGCGTTGCGCGGCTTCGATCAGTGGCTGGTTGAGTTCGAAGACGGGATCGTAGGCGTCGTCGAGCGCGAGCATGGCGCGCAGATGCTTTTCGAGCTGCGCGCGGCCCTCGCTGTTGCTTTCGCCGGGATAGCGGTTCTCTTCCCAATCCTGCCTCATCCAGGAAACGATCAACTCGTCATCGACCTTCGGGGCCTTGCCGCCCAGCATCAGGTAGATCTTCAGGGGCTCGTAGAGCGCGATCGGATCGGCCATCTTGGCCTGGATGGTGCGCTCGGCCTGCACCAAGAGCCGCGAGCGGAATGTCCGCTCGAGCGCTTGCCGATAGGCAGTTCTGGAGGCAGACAGCAGCCTCTCGTGCTGGCTAAGCCCGAACGTCTCCTCGATCGGCTTTGCCTGGTCGCCGTTCTCGAAGCCGGCGGGCAGGTTGCGCAGCTGGTCAAGCGGGCCGATGACGTTTTCCAGGTCGACGTCGGTCACCGTCGTGCTCTTGAGCAGCGAATCGGCGCTGTCGCGATACTGTGCCATAGCCTGCCTGGTGGAGGTGATCAGCGACTTGTTGGCGAAGAAGCTGAGGCCAAAGGCACCGAGCGCCGCCAAGGCCGCCAGCGCAATCGCGGCGAGGCCGACAAGTCTCGCGAGCCTGGTGCGCCGTTCGGCCGTTCGGTCGAAGGATACCCAGCCCGATTCCGGGAAGATCACCTTGGTCAAGAGATCGTGCAGGAAGAAGCTCTTGCCTGTCCCGGAAAGATGCGCCTGCGAGGTGGTGCCGAAGCTGCGGCCGATTGCGCCCAGCACCTGATCGAACGGTGTTCCTTCCTGGGTACCAGAGGAGAAATAGAGGCCCCGAAGGCTGACATTCACCCGCAATCGAGAGGCATCGAACAAACTGCCGATGAAATGCGTTATCCGGTTCCTGAGGGCACCGAACTGCGCCGGGAAGCCGAAGATGGCGATGCGCGCTACCGGGTCGGCCTCTTCCTGCAAGCGATCGACAACTTCTTCCGCCAAGCGCTTCGCCAGACCGTCGAATTCGGCCGGCGCCTCGCCGGCCATGTTCCTTGTGCGATCGACGGTCTGGAACGTCGTGCCCCACACCTTGCGCCTGCGCGATCCGTCGAATTCACCGAAATACTCCATGAAGCCGGAGACGAGATCGGCCTTTGTGAAAAGCAGATAGACGGGAAACTGGATCTTCAGCGTCTCGTGCAATTCGCGCAGGCGGCTTCTTATCTCGGTGACATGTGCCTCGATATGCTGGTCGTCGAGGCCAATGAGATCGGCGAGGCTGATGGCGAGGATCACGCCGTTGATCGGTTGCCTGGCGCGGCTTTTCTTGAGCAATCCGAGGAAAGCAAGCCAGCTTGCCTTGTCGCGCTCGCGGTCCGATTCCTGCGTCGTATAGCGGCCGGCCGTGTCGATCAGCACCGCTTCATCGGTAAACCACCAGTCGCATGACCGCGTGCCACCAACGCCCGCCACCGGCTGGGCATTGGCGGATCCCGCAAGTGGAAATTTCAGCCCGGAATTGACCAGCGCCGTCGTCTTGCCGGCGCCTGGCGGGCCGATGATGATGTACCAGGGAACGTCATAAAGGAAGTTGCGCTTGCGGCTCGTCCGCTTCAGCGTCGCTATGGCTTCGCTCATGCGCGCTTCGAGCATCTGTGAATCGTCGCTCCGCTCGTCGCTGCGCACAATGGCCATTTCGAGCGCCTTTTGTGCCTTGCGCCTTTGCCAGGAGCGAATGCCATAGAACAGCGCCAGCACCGCGACGGTCACGCCGATGATGACCGCCCTCAGCCACACGGATCCAAGCGGCCGGGTATCGGCGAAGCGGATCAGCGGTCCGGCATACCAGACGGCGGCCGAGAAGCCGACCAAGGCAAGCACGCTGAAGATCCGCAGCACCCAGCGGATCAGCCGCTCCTCGCCGCGCTCGCTCACAACGACTCCTCCTTCGGGATCATCACGTCGACGCGGCGGTTCTTGGCGCGGCCGTCCGCCGTCGCATTGTCGGCGATGGGCTCGTCTTCGCCCTTGCCGTCGACGCTCAGGCGCGATGAATCCTTCAATCGCTTGGCGATCATGGCCTGCACCGCTTTTGCACGCGCGACGGAAAGATCGAAATTCGATTTGAACGCGCTCGACTTCTTCGGCTTCACATTGTCGGTGTGGCCGACGATCTTGATCGGTCCGGGTTCGGCGTCGAGGGCCTTGGCGATATCGGCCGCGATCGGCTGGAACTGCGCCTTCAACTCAGCCTGGCCGGATGCGAACAGAAGCTGGTTGCTGATCTCGACAACGATGAAGTCACCCTTCGTGCCGACGTTCAGTCCGCCGGCGGCGACCTCCTGGGCGAGTGTCGCGCGGATGCGGTCAATCTGCGTGGTGTTTGGAGGAGCGGGTGGCGGCGGGTTGGCTTGCATCGGTTCGGCGGGTGTCGCCACGCTGGCGCGTTCAATGGTGACCGGGGTGGAAGGATTGAGCGCCAGCAACGCGCCGGCGGTCGCGTCGCCTTCGTCGGTGATCAATACACGCAGCCCGAAAAAGGCGGCCGTCACGAGGGTCGCTGCGGCGGCTGCGATCGCCCAGAGCGGCAGTCGCCATCGTGGCTTGGGCATCGCCGCTGCCATGCCTCGCCACCGGGGCGAGAGGTCCTCGGCGGCGCGCGGTCTGAAATAGCGCAGCGTGTCGTAGACGTCGCGCCGAACGCTCTCGAGTTTGTTCCGTTCGCCGGACAATCCCCGATACTGGCCCTCGAGCCCCAGCGACAGGCAGGCATGCATCAATTCGAGCAGGTCGTAATGCGCTTCAGGCTTGGCGAGGATGTTGTTCAGCGCTTCATAGAAGCCGGTGCCTGTCGGTCGTGTGTGGAAGAACTGCACCACCAGACTGTGCTGAAGCCAGGTTTCCTTGTTCGGCCAGGGCAGGTTGCCGACGAGATCGTCGGCGGTTTCGCAAAGCGCAAATTTCGCGATCCGTGCGTCTTCTTCCCCAATACCGGCCTTGGCAATGGTATGATCGAAGGTCTCGATGGCGTCTGCGATATGCTCCGCCAAGGCTGCGGCTTGCCGTTGGACCGGTATCAGCCGCAACTGACCGAACAGCATGAGCAAGGGGGCTGCGGCGGCAAGGATAGGATTTGTCGCGGCATACTTCACGCCAGCGATGGCGTCGAGCAACGCGTCCTGCTGCAACGCCGGTGCCGCCGAGGGCTCAGCTCCGTGGCTGGCCCCCTGAAAGACCACCGTTCCGGACGACCAGCCAGGGGGCATTTGTCGGCCAAGGCCGGGGTCGAACACCGTCGATTCCCTGGCGGGTGATGGAGCACCGGAACTATCGGGAGCCACGCGCGGCTTTTGCCTTGGCCGTGGCGCACGGATGACGGTTTTGTCCGGCGGCTCGGAGGGATCGTCCTTCGAACTCATCGGCGCACCACCGTCGAGGTGCTATGGGGATATTCCAGGCGGGATGATAGGGGCGTACCAGGCAGGGTATCAACAGCGTGCCGGATGGAAAGACTGATCTTGCCGAAACATGACATTCCTGCACACGCCCCAAGCCATGCCGCTTTGCCAGCCAGGCAAGCACCCATGCGCTATCCTAGTCGCACCCGAAGCCGATTGAAATCGGAAAGCAGGAGGATCAAGGAAGCGGCTCCGTCTAGCGGTCCCTCACACAGCCCGTAAGGGCGTTGCTGACGACATTGGCCGAGCGCGGCTATTTCTGCTTGCCAGGCTATTTCTGCTTGCCAGCCTTCGCGTAGGCTTCTGCGAAATAGGCGAGGAAGACGTCCAGCATACCGTTTTCGTGCTTGTCCTCCATCGTCCGCCACGTTGCCACGAGCGCATCCCAGGCTTGGCTTTTCCTGGATGAAAAGGACGCAGGCGGGATTCTTTTGGCGATCGCCTCCGGCGACAGGTCGTCGAGCAGCCTCGAGAGCGCGGCCTGCATGGCGGCGTAGGTCGCGATTTCGTGGGTCTTCAGG
Coding sequences within:
- a CDS encoding DUF1036 domain-containing protein — encoded protein: MDLRPSHSFCQPSSRTKRSWFRLLPDFSHRLAFSALFGAALLVVLSTSRAHAEFTVCNQTLDVVNLAVGQKVDNADQTDGWWTIGANQCVNIIREELANRYIYLYATDVFGHAILNGSTEMCVDRRRFSIRGIEDCWQRGHIAARFVEVDTLEQVRWTYFLTGNSP
- a CDS encoding PP2C family protein-serine/threonine phosphatase encodes the protein MSSVALPIESFGVSHKGCVRDHNEDNYLIEPQTGLWVVADGMGGHEAGEVASASIVDHLATIGIASSAPDLRARFEDRLSRANSEIRNISRSRGITIGSTFAALLAMDGRFAGLWAGDSRIYLVRNGAIFQVSKDHTEVQELLDRGTISAEEALTWPRRHVITHAVGVSDELEIDFQQGELMPGDVFVLSTDGLTAHVSDAEIEAAVISATPQAACRSLLETVLARGGTDNVTIVLVKIGGGRNGALHSDRSEAESLAR
- the tssM gene encoding type VI secretion system membrane subunit TssM; this encodes MIRWVLRIFSVLALVGFSAAVWYAGPLIRFADTRPLGSVWLRAVIIGVTVAVLALFYGIRSWQRRKAQKALEMAIVRSDERSDDSQMLEARMSEAIATLKRTSRKRNFLYDVPWYIIIGPPGAGKTTALVNSGLKFPLAGSANAQPVAGVGGTRSCDWWFTDEAVLIDTAGRYTTQESDRERDKASWLAFLGLLKKSRARQPINGVILAISLADLIGLDDQHIEAHVTEIRSRLRELHETLKIQFPVYLLFTKADLVSGFMEYFGEFDGSRRRKVWGTTFQTVDRTRNMAGEAPAEFDGLAKRLAEEVVDRLQEEADPVARIAIFGFPAQFGALRNRITHFIGSLFDASRLRVNVSLRGLYFSSGTQEGTPFDQVLGAIGRSFGTTSQAHLSGTGKSFFLHDLLTKVIFPESGWVSFDRTAERRTRLARLVGLAAIALAALAALGAFGLSFFANKSLITSTRQAMAQYRDSADSLLKSTTVTDVDLENVIGPLDQLRNLPAGFENGDQAKPIEETFGLSQHERLLSASRTAYRQALERTFRSRLLVQAERTIQAKMADPIALYEPLKIYLMLGGKAPKVDDELIVSWMRQDWEENRYPGESNSEGRAQLEKHLRAMLALDDAYDPVFELNQPLIEAAQRSLGRMSLADRASALIKSAVYAARLEDLSVAAKAGPEAQLLFERMDGSDLADLNVPGLYTRAGFNRFFLPQLSRIAQMLVNDQWVLGGGGEQGGIDQDLPKLGPELIDRYGEEFSSAWNRVLDQLKFKALLKDKPQYLALSALAASDSPLDQLFTAIADETALTKQNTTAEGESRAAQEDPPSMAKGLARIGLQIAGGKSQSRAGLDSAVAQNAGAGVEAQFRSFQALVSGVSGRRPLDALTRNFRDIFQSLKLSADVPSQTERVNANLQLQISTLRANASRLPKPLARMVNAAADEFEGNVAEASVANLNQNLDQTVTRACEETVNGRYPFASDGTEDISIADFAKLFAPGGLMDRFFAQNLAPLIDMTGQEWTWRQDVRRDLAKSTLKSFQTAAEIRSAFFPSGGSVPSVSITFTPFSLNSDANNAVLNIDGQTVQSSQAGSAPSTVTWPNSTASGSASLSLMPEMPGRDSALKFEGPWALRRLLDKATITGNGANTEARFVIGGRDVAYTIQTGPGPNPFLLPALSGFSCPKAF
- the tssL gene encoding type VI secretion system protein TssL, long form yields the protein MSSKDDPSEPPDKTVIRAPRPRQKPRVAPDSSGAPSPARESTVFDPGLGRQMPPGWSSGTVVFQGASHGAEPSAAPALQQDALLDAIAGVKYAATNPILAAAAPLLMLFGQLRLIPVQRQAAALAEHIADAIETFDHTIAKAGIGEEDARIAKFALCETADDLVGNLPWPNKETWLQHSLVVQFFHTRPTGTGFYEALNNILAKPEAHYDLLELMHACLSLGLEGQYRGLSGERNKLESVRRDVYDTLRYFRPRAAEDLSPRWRGMAAAMPKPRWRLPLWAIAAAAATLVTAAFFGLRVLITDEGDATAGALLALNPSTPVTIERASVATPAEPMQANPPPPAPPNTTQIDRIRATLAQEVAAGGLNVGTKGDFIVVEISNQLLFASGQAELKAQFQPIAADIAKALDAEPGPIKIVGHTDNVKPKKSSAFKSNFDLSVARAKAVQAMIAKRLKDSSRLSVDGKGEDEPIADNATADGRAKNRRVDVMIPKEESL